In Vigna unguiculata cultivar IT97K-499-35 chromosome 3, ASM411807v1, whole genome shotgun sequence, a single genomic region encodes these proteins:
- the LOC114176458 gene encoding uncharacterized protein LOC114176458 encodes MSVSLTVMTFNLHDDEPHDSPNSWEKRRDLCISVITNYSPIILCTQQGVKTQLDFLQQGLPGYDQFGISRKGPQDTTDEHCTIFYDKEKVELLEGGTFWLSESPSVPGSISWGSEVPCIATWATFQLKGVEPPGFSFQIVNTNMDEFSPRARRRSALLTWQHIASLPPTLPVVYCGGFNTQKESTTGRFLLGRSREHGVVGDMRDAWPSARRRKNVDLIRTYHGFKGDKQGTLEFLKLIFRALCLCWDRQTQDLHIDWILFRGRSLIPVSCEVVNDNIDGYYPSSHFPIFTEFMLPRTVRMLESPVQEDT; translated from the exons atgagtgtATCATTGACTGTGATGACCTTCAATCTCCATGATGATGAGCCACATGACAGTCCTAATTCGTGGGAGAAGAGAAGGGATTTGTGCATAAGCGTCATTACCAATTACTCACCCATCATCCTTTGTACCCAACAAG GAGTGAAAACACAATTGGATTTTCTCCAGCAGGGTTTGCCAG GTTATGATCAGTTTGGGATATCAAGAAAAGGGCCCCAAGATACTACTGACGAACATTGCACTATCTTCTATGATAAGGAAAAG GTGGAACTTCTTGAAGGTGGAACCTTTTGGTTATCCGAGTCTCCCTCTGTTCCTGGAAGCATATCATGGGGTTCTGAAGTTCCTTGCATTGCAACATGGGCT ACATTTCAACTGAAAGGAGTTGAGCCTCCTGGATTCTCATTCCAGATAGTAAATACAAACATGGACGAGTTCAGCCCTCGCGCTCGCCGGCGAAGTGCTTTGCTTACATGGCAGCACATTGCATCCTTACCCCCTACCCTTCCAGTTGTGTACTGTGGAGGATTTAATACACAAAAGGAATCAACTACTGGACGCTTCCTTCTTGGAAGATCAAG AGAACATGGTGTTGTTGGGGATATGAGGGATGCATGGCCTAGTGCTCGTAGGAGAAAAAATGTTGACCTAATCCGCACTTATCATGGATTCAAGG GTGACAAACAAGGAACCCTTGAATTCTTGAAGCTGATTTTTAGAGCTCTTTGCCTCTGCTGGGATAGGCAAACACAGGATCTTCACATTGATTGGATCCTTTTCAGAGGTAGATCTCTGATTCCTGTTTCTTGTGAAGTGGTAAATGATAACATTGATGGGTATTATCCATCATCACATTTTCCTATATTTACTGAGTTTATGCTTCCTCGCACTGTAAGAATGCTAGAATCACCTGTACAAGAAGATACCTAA
- the LOC114178397 gene encoding leucine aminopeptidase 1-like, with the protein MAAIATIFVCFKTSSSSPFLTRFPSRFHFATFPLRSPARKLMSQTLARATLGLTHPSNIETPKISFTAKDVDVTEWKGDILAVGVTEKDLARDAKSRFENVILSKIDSKLGGILAEVSSEEDFSGKVGQSTVVRITGHGSKRVSLIGLGQSPSTPAPFKGLGEAVVAAAKSYQASSVAVVLASSEGLSAPSKLSTAYAIASGAVLGLFEDNRYKSEAKKPTLQSVDIIGLGTGPELEKKLKYAGDVSSGIIFGRELVNSPANVLTPGVLAEEAANIASTYSDVFTAKILNAEQCAELKMGSYLGVAAASANPPHFIHLCYKPPSGPVNVKLALVGKGLTFDSGGYNIKTGPGCSIELMKFDMGGSAAVLGTAKALGLIKPPGVEVHFIVAACENMISGTGMRPGDVVTASNGKTIEVNNTDAEGRLTLADALVYACNQGVEKIIDLATLTGACVVALGPSIAGVFTPSDDLAKEIFEASDVSGEKLWRLPMEESYWETMKSGVADMVNTGGRQGGAIIAALFLKQFVDEKVQWMHIDMAGPVWNDKKRSATGFGIATLVEWVLKNGSNAK; encoded by the exons ATGGCAGCCATTGCTACCATCTTCGTTTGTTTCAAAACATCTTCGTCTTCTCCCTTTCTCACTAGATTCCCCTCGCGTTTCCACTTCGCCACATTCCCTCTGCGTTCTCCGGCGAGGAAACTCATGTCGCAAACTCTCGCACGTGCCACTCTCGGTCTCACACATCCTTCTAATATCGAAACCCCCAAG ATCTCTTTCACTGCTAAGGATGTTGATGTGACGGAATGGAAAGGGGACATTCTGGCAGTGGGTGTTACGGAGAAAGATTTGGCTAGAGATGCAAAGTCGAGGTTTGAGAATGTGATCTTGAGCAAGATCGACTCAAAGTTGGGTGGTATCTTAGCTGAAGTGTCTTCTGAAGAGGATTTCTCTGGCAAAGTTGGTCAATCAACTGTTGTTAGAATTACAGGACATGGATCAAAGAGGGTTAGCTTGATTGGTCTTGGTCAGTCACCTTCCACTCCTGCACCTTTTAAGGGTCTTGGCGAGGCCGTAGTGGCAGCGGCCAAGTCTTATCAAGCAAGCAGTGTTGCCGTTGTTCTTGCCTCTTCTGAAGGGCTCTCTGCACCATCAAAGCTTAGCACTGCTTATGCAATTGCTTCTG GGGCTGTGCTGGGATTATTTGAAGATAATAGATACAAGTCAGAAGCAAAAAAACCAACGCTTCAGTCCGTTGACATTATTGGTCTAGGGACAGGACCTGAATTGGAGAAGAAACTCAAGTATGCAGGAGATGTTTCTTCTGGAATTATCTTTGGAAGGGAGCTTGTAAATTCTCCTGCTAATGTGCTCACACCAG GGGTGTTGGCAGAAGAGGCAGCTAATATTGCTTCTACCTACAGTGATGTTTTCActgcaaaaatattaaatgctGAACAATGTGCGGAACTGAAAATGGGGTCCTATCTAGGTGTTGCTGCAGCCTCGGCAAATCCTCCTCATTTTATCCATCTATGTTACAAACCACCGAGTGGACCTGTCAATGTCAAGTTGGCTTTAGTTGGAAAAGGTTTGACTTTTGACAG TGGTGGCTACAACATCAAGACTGGACCTGGTTGTTCAATTGAACTCATGAAATTTGATATGGGTGGTTCAGCTGCAGTTTTAGGCACAGCTAAAGCACTTGGTCTAATCAAACCTCCTGGTGTGGAG GTTCATTTTATTGTTGCTGCTTGTGAGAATATGATAAGTGGAACAGGAATGAGGCCTGGAGATGTTGTCACAGCTTCAAATGGAAAGACTATAGAG GTTAACAACACTGATGCTGAAGGTAGACTTACTCTGGCAGATGCTTTGGTATATGCTTGTAACCAAGGTGTTGAAAAG ATTATTGACTTGGCAACCTTGACTGGGGCCTGCGTAGTTGCTCTTGGACCCTCAATTGCAG GCGTGTTTACACCCAGTGATGACCTAGCAAAGGAAATTTTTGAAGCTTCTGATGTGAGTGGGGAGAAACTATGGAGGCTGCCAATGGAGGAAAGTTACTGGGAAACAATGAAATCTGGAGTGGCTGATATGGTGAACACTGGTGGTCGACAAGGTGGTGCTATTATTGCCGCTCTCTTCTTAAAACAG TTTGTTGATGAAAAGGTTCAATGGATGCATATTGACATGGCTGGTCCTGTGTGGAATGACAAGAAACGCTCAGCAACAGGATTTGGCATTGCTACTTTAGTGGAATGGGTTTTGAAAAACGGTTCAAATGCCAAATGA